The following coding sequences are from one Granulicella arctica window:
- a CDS encoding PAS domain-containing protein, translating to MSIVRAISSEFRLEKLIDTLMAIALEHAGADHGFLICLQGVELRIEAEAFFSHNNLQIRPRQDGVTATDIPVSILHRAIKTQQSVVVNDCATPNPFSDDEYLYSKSVRSIICVPLMKNAEVNRVLYLENSTEKNAFTPTRIALLEFLATQAAVSLEKADRCTKASRSDDDPRLILNTIPIVAFVCAADGTLEFYNQCWLDYTGFTLEQSLGDGWMAALHPDDLGELLAKRRARLANGKAAEHEARIRRFDGQYRWFVIRVAPLRNQSGDVEKWYGACTDIEGQKVEEQNLKRSERYLLEAQQLSHCGSWSWNVRTRTGFWSQELFHILGYDPETISPTLELFLARVHPEDRPRMEAVVKVEMSGSDADLPSDYRIVLPDGTIKHLHAIAHPVRNDLGEVVEVVGSSMDVTERYRNEQLVRESEQMLRRTIATIPGLWSATNGGEIDFMNDRYLSYYAGDEVEGFADQGWLSHIHPDEVGEVTRQWTESVATGRPFASEFRRKQPDGSYWWFKNLGWPLRNSFGQIVRWYGLLLDTNERRNREQEMQRLQGSLARAMRLATAGELAASIAHEVSQPVAAVLSNAEASMHWLSESTLNLPNARRDVQRIVRDASDAAEVISRVRELFKRSVPKNSALNLNEIIAEVLRLMHNELLRRSLSVETELEEHLPHAWGDRVQIQQVILNLLLNGMEAMNGLTGGLRRLVISSKREGATELLVQIRDYGVGLKDGDSVFESFFTTKENGIGMGLSICRSIIHAHQGRIWTAPCEGPGASFRFTLPMEKLELPS from the coding sequence GTGAGCATTGTTCGGGCGATTTCTTCAGAGTTCAGGCTTGAGAAGCTCATCGACACGCTCATGGCGATCGCGCTGGAACATGCGGGTGCCGATCATGGTTTCCTGATCTGCCTACAAGGCGTCGAACTGCGGATCGAAGCGGAGGCTTTCTTCTCCCACAATAACCTGCAAATTCGTCCTCGGCAGGATGGAGTAACCGCAACAGACATTCCCGTGTCTATTCTCCATCGCGCGATCAAGACGCAGCAGAGTGTTGTCGTCAATGATTGCGCCACACCAAACCCATTCTCCGACGACGAATACCTCTATTCGAAATCCGTCCGATCGATAATTTGCGTGCCTCTTATGAAGAACGCCGAGGTCAATAGGGTTCTCTATCTGGAAAACAGCACGGAAAAGAATGCGTTTACGCCGACGCGAATTGCCTTGCTCGAGTTTCTCGCCACCCAGGCGGCAGTCTCACTCGAGAAAGCCGACCGCTGCACCAAAGCATCGCGGTCCGATGACGATCCCCGCCTTATTCTGAACACTATCCCGATTGTGGCATTTGTATGCGCCGCGGACGGCACTCTGGAGTTTTACAATCAATGCTGGCTCGACTACACCGGATTTACGCTGGAACAGTCTCTGGGGGACGGTTGGATGGCCGCCCTTCATCCCGACGATCTTGGTGAGCTCTTGGCCAAGAGGCGTGCTCGCTTAGCAAACGGCAAAGCTGCAGAGCATGAAGCCCGCATACGTCGCTTTGATGGGCAATATCGTTGGTTTGTTATTCGCGTCGCGCCGCTTCGGAATCAATCCGGAGACGTCGAAAAATGGTATGGAGCATGTACCGATATTGAGGGTCAAAAAGTTGAGGAGCAAAACCTGAAGCGAAGCGAAAGGTATTTGCTCGAAGCTCAGCAGTTGAGCCACTGCGGCAGCTGGTCCTGGAATGTTCGAACTCGCACCGGCTTCTGGTCGCAGGAGCTGTTTCATATTCTGGGGTACGATCCTGAAACCATTTCGCCCACCTTGGAACTGTTCTTAGCCAGGGTTCATCCCGAGGATCGCCCGAGGATGGAAGCGGTGGTGAAAGTGGAGATGTCGGGGTCGGATGCGGATTTGCCGTCTGACTATCGCATTGTCCTTCCGGACGGAACGATCAAACATCTTCACGCTATTGCTCATCCGGTAAGAAATGACTTGGGTGAGGTAGTTGAAGTCGTAGGCTCCAGCATGGATGTGACGGAACGATACAGAAACGAGCAGTTGGTCCGTGAGAGCGAACAAATGCTTCGTCGAACGATCGCGACAATCCCAGGGTTGTGGTCTGCCACAAATGGTGGCGAAATTGATTTCATGAACGATCGCTATCTCAGCTACTACGCCGGAGATGAGGTGGAGGGTTTCGCGGACCAAGGTTGGCTAAGCCACATCCACCCAGACGAAGTGGGCGAAGTAACGCGCCAATGGACCGAATCCGTGGCGACAGGTCGACCGTTTGCATCTGAATTCCGCCGCAAGCAGCCGGATGGCTCCTATTGGTGGTTCAAGAACCTAGGATGGCCCCTGCGAAACTCATTCGGTCAGATTGTTCGTTGGTATGGCTTGCTGCTCGATACGAATGAACGCCGTAACAGGGAACAAGAAATGCAACGATTGCAGGGCAGCCTCGCGCGGGCGATGCGACTCGCCACCGCCGGCGAGCTCGCCGCCTCTATCGCGCACGAAGTGAGTCAACCGGTTGCCGCAGTGCTGTCAAACGCAGAAGCCTCGATGCATTGGCTTAGTGAAAGTACGTTGAATCTTCCGAATGCTCGCCGCGACGTTCAAAGAATTGTCCGTGACGCAAGCGACGCTGCCGAGGTGATAAGCCGTGTCCGAGAGCTTTTTAAGCGATCCGTTCCTAAGAATTCGGCTCTTAACTTAAACGAAATCATCGCCGAGGTGCTTCGCTTGATGCACAACGAGCTCTTGCGACGAAGCCTTTCCGTTGAGACAGAGTTGGAAGAACATCTACCTCATGCATGGGGAGATAGAGTCCAGATTCAACAGGTCATCCTCAACCTTCTGCTCAACGGAATGGAAGCAATGAATGGACTAACCGGCGGGCTAAGAAGACTTGTTATCAGCTCGAAACGGGAGGGTGCCACTGAGCTATTGGTTCAAATCCGGGACTATGGGGTTGGGTTGAAGGATGGGGACAGCGTTTTTGAGAGCTTTTTCACCACAAAGGAAAATGGGATCGGAATGGGCTTATCAATTTGCCGATCGATCATCCATGCTCACCAAGGTCGAATATGGACCGCGCCCTGCGAAGGCCCCGGCGCATCTTTCCGCTTCACTCTTCCAATGGAAAAGTTGGAGCTGCCATCATGA
- a CDS encoding response regulator transcription factor — protein MNPETHFVFVVDDDIRVREAFCSLLESAGFSAAAFATATEFLESEKPDCPSCIILDLELPDINGLEVQQQLSGDDSPPIIFITGRGDIPSSVRAMKSGAVEFLLKPIRKNVLLPVLEKAITRDRTARDARLVLSELRKRYATLTPREREVLPFVIAGFANKNTAAELGNSEFTIGIQRGQVMRKMGARSLAELIRMADKLGITQSESHRS, from the coding sequence ATGAACCCGGAAACACACTTTGTCTTCGTCGTCGATGACGACATTCGGGTGCGCGAGGCTTTTTGCAGCCTTCTGGAATCTGCCGGATTTAGCGCCGCAGCTTTTGCCACGGCGACAGAGTTTCTCGAATCCGAAAAACCCGATTGCCCCAGTTGCATCATCCTGGACCTTGAATTGCCCGACATCAACGGCCTGGAGGTTCAGCAGCAACTTTCCGGTGACGATAGTCCGCCTATCATCTTTATTACGGGAAGAGGCGACATTCCGTCCTCAGTTCGTGCAATGAAATCCGGCGCGGTTGAATTCCTGCTGAAGCCGATCCGCAAGAACGTACTATTGCCAGTGCTTGAGAAAGCAATCACACGCGATCGAACCGCACGAGATGCCAGGTTAGTTCTCTCTGAGCTGCGAAAACGGTATGCGACGCTGACGCCACGCGAGCGTGAGGTACTCCCCTTTGTAATTGCGGGCTTCGCGAATAAAAACACTGCCGCCGAACTCGGAAACAGCGAGTTCACCATTGGGATTCAACGCGGACAGGTAATGCGTAAGATGGGTGCAAGATCGCTGGCCGAGCTAATCAGAATGGCGGACAAGCTCGGAATCACGCAATCAGAGAGCCATAGATCATGA
- a CDS encoding cupin domain-containing protein, with the protein MDESLSHYPPLPADDLSRNLSIAQIGQDASLPHIGLVGDTYTITVTGAETAGRFCVVDMHIPPGGGPPPHRHDFEETFILLEGQMEATFRGKTMIVKAGDTINIPANAPHRFHNVSSSATRLLCICSPAGQDEFFKEVGTPVATRTTSPPKLNEEEQAAFIKKVMALAPKYRTELLKEA; encoded by the coding sequence ATGGACGAATCACTATCCCACTATCCTCCGCTTCCTGCCGATGACCTGAGTCGCAATCTCTCGATTGCCCAGATCGGTCAGGATGCAAGCCTGCCTCACATTGGTTTGGTTGGAGACACGTACACAATCACCGTCACCGGAGCGGAAACGGCTGGAAGATTCTGCGTGGTCGATATGCATATTCCGCCCGGAGGGGGGCCTCCGCCACATCGGCATGACTTTGAGGAGACCTTTATTCTTTTGGAAGGGCAAATGGAGGCGACATTCCGGGGCAAGACGATGATCGTGAAAGCAGGAGACACCATCAATATTCCTGCCAATGCACCTCATCGTTTTCACAACGTCTCTTCGAGTGCTACTCGGCTACTCTGCATCTGCTCCCCTGCCGGCCAGGACGAATTTTTCAAGGAAGTTGGAACGCCAGTTGCAACCCGTACTACGTCCCCTCCAAAGCTAAACGAGGAAGAGCAAGCGGCGTTCATCAAAAAAGTGATGGCGCTGGCTCCGAAGTACCGGACGGAGTTGCTCAAAGAGGCATAA
- a CDS encoding isochorismatase family protein has protein sequence MNNQPYVMSGQFTPENTALVLIDHQVGTLQFVHTMSPQTVLQNAVMLAKAAKAFNMPVVLTTSQEDHVQGPTSPALQEALSDAYKNRIKRTGIVNAWADPNFSAAVRSTGRKKLIMAAVTTDICLIFPAISAVQEGFDVLAVLDASGSSFDVQEELARRRMAAAGVVLTTTNTAVAELVQDWSTPEGSQLIQLLIATVPTTPGYAG, from the coding sequence ATGAACAACCAGCCATATGTCATGTCAGGGCAGTTCACTCCTGAAAATACTGCTCTCGTTCTGATTGACCATCAGGTAGGCACCCTTCAATTTGTACACACAATGTCTCCTCAGACGGTCCTTCAGAATGCCGTGATGCTAGCCAAAGCAGCCAAGGCCTTTAACATGCCCGTCGTTCTTACAACGAGCCAGGAAGATCATGTACAGGGGCCAACATCACCTGCACTACAGGAGGCTCTGTCAGATGCCTATAAGAATCGGATCAAGCGCACAGGTATTGTCAATGCCTGGGCCGACCCGAATTTCAGTGCAGCAGTGCGCTCTACAGGACGCAAAAAGCTCATTATGGCTGCGGTGACAACGGACATCTGTTTGATCTTTCCAGCGATTAGCGCCGTACAAGAGGGGTTCGACGTATTGGCCGTGCTGGATGCTTCTGGCTCTTCCTTTGACGTGCAGGAAGAGTTGGCCCGCCGCAGGATGGCAGCGGCAGGAGTTGTGCTGACGACAACCAACACCGCAGTTGCAGAACTTGTTCAGGACTGGAGCACACCGGAAGGCTCGCAGCTTATTCAACTTCTGATCGCGACTGTACCTACCACTCCCGGGTATGCAGGGTGA
- a CDS encoding RNA polymerase sigma factor has translation MNNLYISALNDELLVKAAKGGDHDAFAELWRRHFKRVSRTVNQITRNPADAEDAVQDTFLKAYSHLHTFNCQAKFSTWLTRIAINSALMILRGRRSHLYTLANSFTDGETWLEWEVQDGRVDIEGTYAKKEASQKLNAAILNLRPPLRHVMQIYQQNDNSMAEIAEIAGLSIPATKSRMLRARRALRQRLTSK, from the coding sequence ATGAATAATTTATACATTTCAGCCTTGAACGACGAGCTACTGGTGAAGGCAGCAAAGGGTGGCGATCATGATGCCTTTGCTGAGTTATGGAGGCGCCATTTCAAAAGAGTGTCGCGCACCGTGAACCAGATCACGAGGAACCCGGCGGATGCCGAGGACGCGGTCCAGGACACCTTTTTAAAGGCATACTCCCATCTACACACATTCAACTGCCAAGCAAAGTTCTCGACGTGGCTGACGCGCATCGCGATCAATTCCGCACTGATGATCCTGCGAGGCAGACGCTCTCATCTGTACACACTCGCGAATTCGTTTACGGACGGAGAAACATGGCTGGAATGGGAGGTGCAGGACGGACGCGTCGATATTGAAGGCACCTACGCGAAGAAGGAGGCTTCACAGAAACTAAACGCAGCGATTCTCAACCTTCGTCCACCGTTGCGACATGTGATGCAAATTTATCAACAAAACGACAATTCAATGGCAGAGATCGCAGAGATAGCAGGGCTTTCGATTCCGGCGACTAAGTCGCGAATGCTAAGGGCGAGGCGGGCTCTCCGGCAGCGCCTCACATCGAAATGA
- a CDS encoding LysR family transcriptional regulator, with protein MEMPDLNDVRTFVAIGQEGTLTAAARELKLPTSTVSRALTRLEKHLGVLLAQRSPRGLVMTDFGKEYLQSCRRALRTLREGSELVERHRERPSGLIKVACPITMARSIFGPLLKEFLDRYPDLRVELEPYTAGWDHEPREDVDVFFKVRAPRDSIRRVRPYSGTKRGLFASPGYIALHGAPATPDELVSHTCIGSGTWKLSRGSKTTAPNIVFKVVVTDPVVHLDLALSGLGIVTLPLYMAKRADMRNRLIPVLPHWNPEPITLCALFSGQARLTPKVHVLLDFLGEYIGTDRDPRLQRVPAKGLFTDPKLEATSGP; from the coding sequence ATGGAAATGCCGGACCTCAACGATGTTCGTACCTTCGTCGCAATCGGCCAGGAAGGCACGCTGACTGCTGCCGCAAGAGAACTGAAACTCCCGACGTCGACGGTGAGCCGCGCATTGACGCGTCTTGAAAAACACCTGGGTGTTCTGCTTGCGCAACGAAGCCCCCGCGGCCTTGTCATGACCGATTTCGGCAAGGAATACCTGCAATCCTGTAGGCGAGCGCTGCGTACCTTGAGGGAGGGGAGCGAGTTGGTCGAGAGGCATCGCGAACGGCCAAGCGGTCTCATTAAGGTTGCCTGCCCTATCACTATGGCTCGCTCCATCTTTGGGCCGTTGCTCAAAGAGTTTCTCGATCGCTATCCGGATTTGCGCGTCGAATTGGAACCGTATACCGCTGGATGGGACCATGAGCCGCGCGAGGACGTAGACGTGTTTTTCAAAGTGCGAGCTCCCAGAGACTCGATCAGGAGGGTTCGTCCGTATTCCGGCACAAAGCGAGGGCTCTTCGCGAGCCCGGGTTACATTGCACTGCACGGCGCCCCGGCCACTCCGGATGAACTCGTCTCCCACACCTGCATCGGCTCTGGAACCTGGAAGTTGAGCCGGGGTTCGAAGACCACAGCTCCGAACATCGTCTTCAAGGTTGTTGTCACCGATCCGGTAGTTCATCTGGACCTCGCGCTGAGCGGACTCGGAATCGTCACCTTGCCGCTTTACATGGCAAAGCGCGCCGACATGCGCAACAGACTGATTCCCGTACTGCCACACTGGAATCCGGAGCCGATCACACTGTGCGCCCTCTTCTCCGGCCAAGCCCGACTGACTCCCAAAGTTCACGTATTGCTGGACTTCCTGGGAGAATATATCGGCACCGATCGGGATCCACGGCTTCAAAGAGTGCCAGCGAAGGGACTGTTTACAGACCCGAAGCTTGAGGCAACCTCTGGTCCGTAA
- a CDS encoding SDR family oxidoreductase, whose translation MKILVTGGTGNVGGAVVGELLKRGAEVRVLARKQPEADKLPAGVEVAIGDLLDPVSVEQAMQGVDKLFLLNAVVTDELTQALIAYGVAKRVGLKHVTYLSVFKVDQFRDVPHFASKLAVENALREFGVPYTILRPGYYIQNDVNLKGALTGPGVYPMPIGTAGIAAADVRDIAEAAAISLTEDGHDGQTYDVVASTMISGPGNAALWGKLLGKEIKYTGHNFDQWEQGMRARMPSWSAFDLRMMFQGYFDRGFVSTETEVARLTKLLGHAPRSYEDFATETAKLWKA comes from the coding sequence ATGAAAATTCTAGTAACGGGCGGAACAGGGAATGTAGGCGGGGCGGTTGTTGGCGAGCTGCTCAAACGCGGTGCAGAGGTGCGGGTGTTGGCTCGCAAGCAGCCGGAGGCAGACAAACTGCCAGCTGGAGTAGAAGTGGCGATTGGCGATCTGCTCGATCCAGTTTCGGTGGAGCAAGCGATGCAGGGAGTCGACAAGCTCTTCCTGCTGAATGCCGTCGTCACCGACGAATTGACCCAGGCGTTGATCGCTTATGGCGTCGCGAAACGAGTAGGACTGAAGCATGTGACTTATCTATCCGTCTTCAAGGTCGATCAGTTCCGCGACGTGCCGCACTTTGCATCGAAGTTGGCCGTTGAAAACGCGCTGCGTGAGTTCGGTGTTCCATACACTATCCTGCGGCCCGGCTACTACATCCAGAACGATGTCAATCTGAAGGGCGCCCTTACAGGGCCTGGGGTCTATCCCATGCCGATCGGCACCGCAGGGATTGCTGCGGCAGATGTCCGGGACATCGCTGAAGCGGCCGCCATCTCCCTCACAGAGGACGGGCATGATGGCCAGACATATGACGTGGTTGCATCGACGATGATCAGCGGTCCCGGCAACGCTGCCTTGTGGGGCAAGCTGTTAGGCAAGGAGATCAAGTACACGGGACACAACTTCGACCAATGGGAGCAGGGGATGCGGGCCCGAATGCCAAGTTGGAGCGCCTTCGATCTACGCATGATGTTCCAAGGCTATTTCGACCGCGGCTTTGTTTCTACCGAAACAGAGGTCGCACGCCTGACAAAACTTCTGGGCCACGCGCCACGCAGCTATGAGGACTTTGCGACGGAGACTGCCAAGCTTTGGAAAGCATAG
- a CDS encoding alpha/beta hydrolase has product MTMTYHKAYAADQAAMQAMRAELRGHPAMEFGPEARPIFDELMAKTPAAQNVIYEAATVGGIAGWWCKPSDAAEGTAILYLHGGAYILGSAAAYRNFAGHIATRAKTAAFIADYRIAPEHRFPGALDDAIAAYRGLSAEGYSRLALVGDSAGGGLALSLLLLATAASKNGSVVRPSAAAVMSPWTDLALTGESIKTRANADPLLTRDALQKSAKLYLSEQDLRDPQASPLYADLVGIPPVLLHVGEDEILLDDSRRFAEHIDTVGGLAQLHVWEGMVHVFPSNLELLQAAREALDSIGDFLRQHLQP; this is encoded by the coding sequence ATGACAATGACATATCACAAGGCGTACGCGGCGGATCAAGCTGCGATGCAAGCCATGCGTGCAGAACTACGAGGACATCCGGCAATGGAATTTGGCCCCGAGGCGCGTCCAATATTCGATGAGTTGATGGCAAAGACGCCGGCAGCCCAGAATGTTATCTACGAGGCAGCGACAGTCGGTGGTATAGCTGGATGGTGGTGCAAACCTTCGGATGCGGCCGAAGGTACCGCGATCCTTTACCTGCACGGAGGGGCCTATATTCTTGGCTCGGCCGCTGCTTACCGCAACTTCGCCGGGCATATCGCTACGCGGGCAAAGACGGCCGCCTTCATTGCTGACTATCGAATTGCACCCGAGCATCGGTTCCCAGGCGCACTGGACGACGCCATCGCGGCGTATCGCGGCCTTTCAGCAGAGGGTTATTCGAGGCTGGCATTGGTAGGCGACTCGGCTGGTGGAGGCTTGGCACTCTCTTTGCTCTTGCTTGCAACCGCAGCATCGAAAAACGGTTCCGTTGTTCGACCGTCTGCTGCGGCGGTAATGTCTCCGTGGACCGATCTGGCCCTTACCGGCGAAAGCATCAAGACAAGGGCCAATGCAGATCCGCTCTTAACGCGTGACGCTTTGCAGAAGTCCGCCAAACTATACCTCAGCGAACAGGATCTCCGCGATCCGCAAGCGTCGCCACTTTATGCCGACTTAGTGGGAATTCCGCCGGTACTTCTCCATGTCGGAGAGGACGAGATACTTCTCGACGACTCTCGACGTTTCGCTGAACACATCGACACTGTTGGCGGGCTGGCACAACTCCATGTCTGGGAGGGGATGGTGCATGTCTTCCCATCCAATCTTGAACTGCTCCAGGCGGCAAGAGAGGCGCTCGACAGCATAGGCGATTTCTTGCGTCAGCACCTGCAACCTTAG
- a CDS encoding tyrosine-type recombinase/integrase yields the protein MRIFANPQTGKPYHQESLKKRQLRRVADIIGLPEGIGWHTFRHTYRSWLDETGAPMKVQQELMRHASIQTTMNVYGRAMTDSKRKANSQVVGLVFGETLDVRKGDLNTTVLQ from the coding sequence TTGCGCATATTCGCCAACCCACAGACTGGGAAGCCGTATCACCAGGAGAGCCTCAAGAAGCGCCAGCTTCGCAGGGTCGCCGACATCATCGGTCTACCGGAAGGGATCGGTTGGCATACGTTCCGCCACACCTATCGCTCATGGCTCGATGAGACCGGCGCTCCGATGAAGGTGCAGCAGGAGTTGATGCGTCACGCCTCTATCCAGACGACGATGAATGTCTATGGAAGGGCGATGACAGACTCGAAGCGGAAAGCCAATAGCCAAGTCGTAGGGTTGGTGTTTGGCGAAACGCTGGACGTGAGGAAGGGGGACTTAAACACCACAGTCCTTCAATGA
- a CDS encoding RES family NAD+ phosphorylase, whose amino-acid sequence MHLAVYGSTEFNPSPTGNARFSPLMNAASGVIPTLYAGTTLDCALMETVFHDVPFAAGLKMWSKATHVAGKVWSQLTLSRDLALIDLSAVPLHKLGISRKDLIECDGTQYPETRAWALALHDQYPNAEGLTWTSRQADPARALVLFEDRLTGPVLTASGTPTSLLLPDGSAILEVLMLAQRLGVLLTP is encoded by the coding sequence ATCCACCTGGCTGTTTATGGCAGCACAGAATTCAATCCCTCACCCACCGGCAATGCGAGATTCAGCCCGCTGATGAATGCCGCGAGTGGCGTTATCCCGACACTCTATGCGGGTACGACTCTGGACTGCGCTTTGATGGAGACCGTCTTCCACGACGTGCCTTTTGCAGCCGGTCTGAAGATGTGGTCCAAGGCAACGCATGTCGCCGGCAAAGTGTGGTCGCAACTGACCCTCAGCCGTGATCTGGCTCTGATCGACCTATCGGCTGTCCCCTTACACAAGCTTGGGATCTCGCGAAAAGACCTGATCGAGTGCGACGGAACGCAATATCCTGAAACCCGCGCGTGGGCCTTAGCATTGCACGATCAATACCCAAATGCTGAAGGTCTCACCTGGACTTCTCGTCAGGCTGATCCAGCACGGGCTCTGGTTCTATTTGAAGACCGTCTCACCGGCCCGGTGTTGACCGCGAGCGGCACACCAACTTCATTACTGCTACCTGATGGAAGCGCGATTCTCGAAGTTCTTATGCTCGCGCAACGACTAGGCGTCCTCTTGACGCCCTAA
- a CDS encoding patatin-like phospholipase family protein, which produces MVKNVALVLGGGGSGGHAWTIGVIAGLAESGVDMTEAADLVIGTSSGATAAAQVRSGIPPAELLVPILSEPVPPVGQNRQGPPSPPMAGVYERMRAIGAAATSAVDLCRAMGAFGLESDATLGPTAAEQRRAMVAARLPHQQWPERPMIVAAVNAHTGELVAFDRDSGVDLVDAVTAGTALPGTVPTHNINGTRYINGGVRSAENADLASGYANVVVLSPFGARSGTLPAGQFEGIRRSPEWGTDLASQIEALRKQGSRVEVITPDADSRAAMGTNQMDLATRIPAARAGFAQGKQEATRLTFL; this is translated from the coding sequence ATGGTTAAGAACGTTGCTCTGGTTCTCGGTGGTGGTGGGTCCGGCGGACATGCATGGACGATCGGTGTTATCGCAGGACTGGCCGAATCTGGTGTCGATATGACAGAGGCCGCTGATTTGGTGATCGGCACCTCGTCCGGGGCAACCGCGGCGGCGCAAGTCCGCAGCGGCATACCACCAGCCGAACTGTTGGTTCCGATTCTGTCAGAGCCGGTTCCACCGGTCGGACAGAACCGGCAGGGGCCGCCGTCTCCGCCGATGGCCGGAGTCTACGAGCGGATGAGGGCCATCGGCGCCGCAGCCACCTCGGCTGTCGATCTATGCCGTGCAATGGGCGCGTTCGGGTTGGAGAGCGACGCCACACTCGGACCCACGGCGGCGGAACAGCGGCGCGCGATGGTCGCCGCCAGATTGCCTCACCAGCAATGGCCGGAGAGGCCGATGATCGTGGCGGCAGTCAACGCGCATACCGGCGAACTGGTTGCGTTCGACCGCGATTCCGGCGTTGACCTCGTGGACGCAGTGACCGCAGGCACTGCGCTGCCTGGGACGGTCCCCACACACAACATCAACGGCACGCGCTATATCAACGGTGGCGTGCGCTCTGCAGAGAACGCCGACCTTGCCTCGGGCTATGCGAACGTCGTGGTGCTCTCGCCGTTTGGCGCGCGGAGCGGGACGTTACCGGCAGGCCAATTCGAGGGTATACGCAGATCACCGGAATGGGGCACGGACCTTGCGAGCCAGATCGAGGCCCTTCGCAAGCAGGGTAGCCGCGTCGAGGTGATCACCCCGGACGCCGATTCCCGAGCCGCAATGGGCACGAACCAGATGGATCTGGCGACCCGCATCCCCGCCGCACGTGCCGGTTTTGCCCAAGGCAAGCAGGAAGCGACCCGCCTCACGTTCCTCTGA
- a CDS encoding helix-turn-helix domain-containing protein, which translates to MPYQARYDGFLARLINAREEAGLTQRDVAERLGMFHSWISKTESGDRRLDVMELILLADLYGKTPQYFLEAE; encoded by the coding sequence GTGCCTTACCAAGCCCGCTACGACGGGTTTTTGGCGAGGCTGATCAACGCCAGAGAAGAGGCCGGACTCACTCAAAGGGACGTAGCGGAGCGACTCGGCATGTTCCACTCCTGGATATCGAAGACCGAATCTGGAGACCGTCGCCTGGACGTCATGGAACTGATTCTGCTGGCTGATCTTTACGGCAAAACCCCTCAATACTTCCTCGAAGCTGAATAG